A region from the Mycobacterium heidelbergense genome encodes:
- a CDS encoding CocE/NonD family hydrolase — MFGSTKRLNGPQTTGRQYRNLSEPRYASRRDINTAIAMRDGTTLLADVHRPDSDGRFPALLAASPYPRQMQDLGAPAGFIEAGVTDFWVPRGYVHLIANLRGTCGSGGTFSFFDAQERRDVYDLVEWVAAQPWCDGNVGMIGISYFAMTQLEAAVERPPHLRAIFPLAVTADLYEGANHHGLLSSSFVTPFLAMMGLTSERSDKLWRSKPVALARRVLKTPRVHKKFETANGEAAVTMLRQLLKLPHNPHPWDELWQEAAVKHPTRDEWWEERNLLPLLKEIDIPVYLGCDWENVPLHLPSTFAAWKGLADNACVRMGMLGKFGLTWPWESMHTEALAWYDHWLKGRDTGITDGPPIRYYLPGADEWRTADSWPPPDARHRELALRADGTLSEDQGEPGVREFMVLGAGLGRARPSAIDPPSTLSWTTEPLTEDLDVVGDVELRLVASATAIDTAWMTTLQDVAPDGDATDVTAGWLRASLREVDEAASRPGAPVLPCRNPQAVPLGEDVAYRIPLVPNARRFKAGHRIRLVLTSDDQDPSTPAIMNFRHAGVGTSSLNTVRSSSRLLIPVLG, encoded by the coding sequence ATGTTTGGATCCACGAAACGGCTCAACGGCCCGCAGACCACCGGACGGCAATACCGAAACCTCAGCGAGCCGCGGTACGCGTCGCGCCGTGACATCAACACCGCGATCGCCATGCGTGACGGCACAACCCTCTTGGCCGACGTCCATCGGCCCGATTCGGATGGCCGCTTCCCCGCGCTGCTCGCCGCCTCGCCGTACCCGCGGCAGATGCAGGACCTCGGCGCCCCGGCCGGATTCATCGAGGCCGGGGTGACGGACTTCTGGGTGCCGCGCGGCTATGTGCACCTCATCGCCAATTTGCGGGGCACCTGCGGCTCCGGCGGCACCTTCAGTTTCTTCGACGCCCAGGAACGCCGGGACGTCTACGACCTCGTCGAGTGGGTCGCGGCCCAACCGTGGTGCGACGGAAACGTCGGCATGATCGGCATCAGCTACTTCGCGATGACCCAACTCGAGGCGGCCGTGGAACGGCCACCACACCTCAGGGCGATCTTCCCGCTCGCCGTGACGGCGGACCTGTACGAGGGCGCCAACCACCATGGGCTGTTGAGTTCGTCCTTCGTGACGCCGTTCCTCGCGATGATGGGCCTGACCTCCGAACGCAGCGACAAGCTGTGGCGCAGCAAGCCCGTCGCGCTGGCCCGCCGCGTGCTGAAAACGCCACGCGTACACAAGAAGTTCGAGACCGCCAACGGAGAGGCGGCGGTGACCATGCTGCGCCAACTACTCAAACTGCCGCACAACCCGCACCCGTGGGACGAGTTGTGGCAGGAGGCCGCGGTGAAGCACCCCACCCGCGATGAGTGGTGGGAGGAGCGAAATCTGTTGCCACTGCTGAAGGAGATCGACATCCCGGTGTATCTGGGCTGCGACTGGGAGAACGTGCCGTTGCACCTTCCCTCGACCTTTGCCGCGTGGAAAGGCCTGGCGGACAACGCATGTGTGCGGATGGGCATGCTCGGCAAGTTCGGCCTGACGTGGCCCTGGGAAAGCATGCACACGGAGGCGCTGGCCTGGTACGACCACTGGTTGAAGGGCCGCGACACCGGGATCACCGACGGGCCGCCGATCCGGTATTACCTGCCCGGTGCCGACGAGTGGCGCACCGCGGACTCCTGGCCGCCGCCCGACGCGCGGCATCGTGAACTCGCCCTGCGCGCCGACGGCACGTTGAGCGAGGACCAGGGCGAGCCGGGCGTCCGCGAATTCATGGTCTTGGGCGCGGGCCTGGGACGCGCCAGGCCCAGCGCGATCGACCCGCCGTCGACGCTGTCCTGGACCACCGAACCGCTGACCGAGGACCTGGACGTGGTGGGTGACGTCGAGCTGCGCCTCGTCGCCTCGGCGACGGCGATCGATACCGCCTGGATGACGACGCTGCAGGACGTCGCGCCGGACGGCGACGCGACCGATGTGACCGCGGGCTGGTTGCGTGCCAGCCTGCGTGAGGTCGACGAGGCGGCCAGCCGTCCGGGCGCGCCGGTCCTGCCGTGCCGCAACCCGCAGGCGGTACCGCTGGGCGAGGACGTCGCGTACCGAATTCCGTTGGTGCCCAACGCCCGACGGTTCAAGGCCGGACACCGCATTCGACTGGTGCTGACCAGCGACGACCAGGACCCGTCGACGCCGGCGATCATGAACTTCCGGCATGCCGGCGTCGGCACCAGCAGCCTGAACACGGTTCGCTCGTCGTCGCGGCTGCTGATTCCCGTGCTGGGGTAA
- a CDS encoding TetR/AcrR family transcriptional regulator yields MAKRSITPGPRDERGVLAARILAAARGEFAEHGWAGTAIRAIARAADVDPALIYHYFGSKEGLLDAATTPPRKWLDSVAETWATPRAELGRQLIRNVLEVWMDEDVGPALRAVVLTAAHEDSTREKLRLIVERGLIGGSTLGDDEDERLRRSGLIASQLIGFALLRYVWKIEPIASMPDDEVVAAMAPNLQRYVDGDLS; encoded by the coding sequence GTGGCCAAGCGATCGATCACCCCCGGCCCGCGCGACGAGCGGGGCGTGCTGGCGGCGCGCATCCTGGCCGCGGCCCGTGGCGAATTCGCCGAACACGGTTGGGCCGGAACGGCAATCAGGGCCATCGCCCGCGCCGCGGACGTCGACCCCGCGCTGATCTACCACTACTTCGGCTCCAAGGAGGGCCTGCTCGATGCCGCCACCACGCCGCCGCGGAAGTGGCTGGACTCGGTCGCCGAGACGTGGGCGACGCCCAGGGCGGAGTTGGGTAGGCAACTGATCCGCAACGTGCTGGAGGTCTGGATGGACGAGGACGTCGGTCCGGCCCTGCGCGCGGTGGTGCTGACCGCCGCCCATGAAGACAGCACCCGGGAAAAGCTTCGGCTGATCGTGGAACGCGGTCTGATCGGTGGATCGACCCTCGGCGACGACGAGGACGAGCGGTTGCGTCGCAGTGGGCTGATCGCCAGCCAGCTCATCGGCTTCGCGTTGTTGCGCTACGTCTGGAAGATCGAGCCGATCGCGTCGATGCCCGACGACGAGGTGGTGGCGGCGATGGCCCCCAATCTGCAGCGCTACGTCGACGGCGACCTCTCCTAG
- a CDS encoding M15 family metallopeptidase — MRLIGRNRDNDQMSRVRWAGSLVIALGLLAASGAATGNAGPDVPPVSDAARAAGFVDVRSVVPDALIDLRYATTNNFTGTQLYPSDARCLVHQSMAPGLAAAATALRPQGHVLVFWDCYRPHDVQVRMFNVVPNPAWVARPGPYAHSHESGRSVDVTFTSAQQQCPPERRANGLCLADMGTDFDDFSSRATAFATQGVSVDAQANRARLRDAMKYGGLAPYSGEWWHFDGPGAAVDRPILDVPVD; from the coding sequence GTGCGGTTGATCGGGAGGAACCGCGACAATGACCAGATGTCTCGTGTGCGGTGGGCCGGGTCCCTCGTGATCGCCCTCGGGCTCCTCGCGGCTTCCGGGGCGGCAACCGGCAACGCCGGCCCCGACGTCCCGCCCGTCAGCGACGCGGCCCGCGCGGCCGGATTCGTCGACGTTCGTAGTGTCGTACCCGACGCCCTCATCGACCTGCGGTACGCGACGACGAACAACTTCACCGGCACGCAGTTGTACCCGTCCGACGCCCGATGCTTGGTGCACCAATCGATGGCCCCGGGGCTGGCCGCGGCGGCGACGGCACTGCGCCCCCAGGGCCACGTGCTGGTGTTCTGGGACTGCTACCGGCCCCACGACGTTCAGGTCCGGATGTTCAACGTGGTCCCGAACCCGGCGTGGGTGGCCCGCCCGGGTCCGTATGCCCACAGCCACGAATCCGGGCGTTCGGTCGACGTGACGTTCACCAGCGCGCAACAGCAGTGCCCGCCCGAGCGGCGGGCGAACGGGCTGTGCCTGGCCGACATGGGCACCGACTTCGACGATTTCTCTTCGCGCGCAACGGCATTCGCAACCCAGGGCGTCAGCGTCGACGCCCAGGCGAACCGGGCCCGCCTACGGGACGCCATGAAATACGGCGGGCTGGCCCCCTACTCCGGGGAATGGTGGCATTTCGACGGTCCCGGTGCGGCCGTCGACCGCCCGATCCTCGACGTCCCGGTCGACTAG
- a CDS encoding methylmalonyl-CoA mutase family protein, whose translation MDNAGQTPSGIPLRPVYGPADVTAEPPPPGEFPFTRGNFASGYRGKLWTLRQYSGFGTAEESNRRYRYLLDQGGTGLSVALDLPTQCGYDSDDPEFGEEVGRVGVAVDTLADAEILFDGIPLDKISTSMTINGTAAILLAFYVAAAERKGIPRAKLTGTIQNDILKEYASRGTWIWPPEPSLRLIADTIEFCAAEVPRFNAISVAGAHFRDAGANAVQEMAFTLADGVTYCDTVVQRGRMTIDQFAPQVSFFFYTHGDFFEEIAKYRAGRRRWATIVRERYGAPDKSVTDRASMFRFGCVCGGASLYAPQAHNNVVRVAYEAMAAVLGGVQSMFTAAWDEPFALPTEESTTLALRTQQILAYETGVASVADPLGGSYFVEALTDATEARIIEIMDDLERHGGMVSAIEDGYLQGLIADEAFRTHHDIEAGTRPVVGVNRFVSEEPEPDVVTYELDAEGRDLQLKRLSSVRAERDSAAVQSTLAELSRAAEGTDNLMHKLIDCANAYCTLGEMVAALKAVWGEFRQPVVF comes from the coding sequence ATGGATAACGCCGGTCAGACTCCGTCGGGCATCCCGCTGCGGCCCGTGTATGGGCCGGCGGACGTAACCGCCGAACCGCCGCCTCCCGGGGAATTTCCCTTCACCCGGGGCAACTTCGCGTCGGGTTATCGGGGCAAGCTGTGGACGTTGCGGCAGTACTCCGGCTTCGGTACCGCCGAGGAATCCAATCGCCGCTATCGATACCTGCTGGACCAAGGGGGGACGGGGCTCTCGGTGGCGCTCGACCTGCCGACCCAGTGCGGATACGACTCCGACGACCCCGAGTTCGGCGAGGAGGTCGGCCGCGTGGGCGTGGCGGTGGACACCCTGGCCGACGCCGAGATCCTATTCGACGGCATCCCGTTGGACAAGATCAGCACCAGCATGACGATCAACGGAACGGCGGCGATCCTGCTCGCGTTCTACGTCGCGGCCGCCGAGCGCAAGGGGATCCCGCGCGCCAAGCTCACCGGGACCATCCAGAACGACATCCTCAAGGAGTACGCCTCGCGCGGGACCTGGATTTGGCCGCCGGAGCCGTCACTGCGCCTGATCGCCGACACCATCGAGTTCTGCGCGGCGGAGGTCCCGAGGTTTAACGCGATCTCGGTGGCGGGGGCGCACTTCCGCGACGCCGGGGCCAACGCGGTGCAGGAAATGGCGTTCACCCTGGCCGACGGCGTCACCTATTGCGACACCGTGGTGCAACGGGGCCGGATGACGATCGACCAGTTCGCGCCGCAGGTCTCGTTCTTCTTCTACACCCACGGCGACTTCTTCGAGGAGATCGCCAAATACCGTGCGGGACGGCGCCGGTGGGCGACGATCGTGCGGGAGCGCTACGGGGCCCCGGACAAGTCGGTGACGGACAGGGCGTCGATGTTCCGCTTCGGCTGCGTGTGTGGCGGAGCGTCTTTGTATGCGCCGCAAGCACATAACAACGTGGTGCGGGTCGCCTACGAGGCGATGGCGGCGGTCTTGGGCGGCGTGCAGTCGATGTTCACCGCGGCCTGGGACGAACCGTTCGCGCTGCCCACCGAGGAGTCCACCACGCTGGCGCTGCGCACCCAGCAGATCCTGGCCTACGAAACCGGGGTGGCCAGCGTCGCCGACCCGCTGGGCGGCTCCTACTTCGTCGAGGCGCTCACCGACGCCACCGAAGCCCGCATCATCGAGATCATGGACGACCTCGAGCGGCACGGCGGCATGGTCAGCGCGATCGAGGACGGCTATCTGCAGGGCCTGATCGCCGACGAAGCCTTCCGGACGCATCACGACATCGAGGCGGGCACCCGCCCGGTCGTGGGGGTCAACCGATTCGTGTCCGAGGAGCCGGAACCCGATGTCGTGACCTACGAGCTCGACGCCGAGGGCCGCGACCTGCAACTCAAACGCCTCTCCAGCGTGCGGGCCGAAAGGGATTCGGCCGCGGTGCAATCCACACTCGCCGAGCTGTCGCGCGCCGCCGAGGGAACCGACAACCTGATGCACAAGCTGATCGACTGCGCCAACGCCTACTGCACGCTGGGTGAAATGGTCGCGGCCCTCAAAGCGGTGTGGGGCGAATTCCGGCAACCGGTGGTGTTCTAA
- a CDS encoding cobalamin B12-binding domain-containing protein: MAVRILVAKPGLDGHDRGAKIVARTLRDAGFEVIYTGIRQRIEDIASIAVQEDVAVVGLSILSGAHLALTARTVEALRAADAADIAVVVGGTIPHADVPKLLAAGAAAVFPTGTPLDVLVRDIRALTGTPEPVVEEQCASE, from the coding sequence ATGGCCGTGCGGATTCTCGTTGCCAAGCCCGGCCTTGACGGGCACGACAGAGGCGCCAAGATCGTCGCCCGCACCTTGCGCGACGCCGGCTTCGAGGTGATCTACACCGGCATCCGGCAGCGCATCGAGGACATCGCCTCGATCGCCGTCCAGGAAGACGTCGCCGTGGTGGGCCTGAGCATCCTGTCCGGTGCTCACCTGGCGCTCACCGCGCGGACCGTCGAAGCGTTGCGCGCCGCGGACGCCGCCGACATCGCCGTCGTCGTCGGTGGCACGATCCCGCACGCCGACGTGCCCAAGCTGCTCGCCGCCGGCGCCGCCGCGGTCTTTCCCACGGGGACACCGCTCGACGTACTCGTGCGCGATATCCGCGCCTTGACCGGAACCCCCGAACCCGTTGTGGAGGAACAGTGCGCGTCGGAGTGA
- a CDS encoding LLM class F420-dependent oxidoreductase gives MRVGVMIGAERGDMARKVNKLASDIEWAESAGLDTAWMPQVPDDFDCLTMVTLMAAHSSRIELGTAVVPLQAQHPIALARQALSTHAVAGGRLVLGVGPSHHWIIRDMLGLPYEKPAAYTRDYLQVLNAAIAGPGPVDVENASFTVHNPTALGADTPMPVLVAALGPVMLQLAGELADGTVLWMADERAIGDHIAPKITKAAADAGRPAPRIVAGIPVCLCAPSQVDEAKERANRVLGEAEVSPNYQRLLERGDARDVGDLCAAGDSEQILARMRRFADAGVTDLSVRLLPIGDNRDELVASKRRTREMIAALATELR, from the coding sequence GTGCGCGTCGGAGTGATGATCGGCGCCGAGCGTGGCGATATGGCCCGCAAGGTGAACAAGCTGGCGTCCGATATCGAGTGGGCCGAGTCTGCGGGTCTGGACACCGCGTGGATGCCGCAGGTGCCCGACGACTTCGACTGCCTGACCATGGTGACGCTGATGGCCGCGCACAGCTCGCGTATCGAGTTGGGCACCGCGGTGGTGCCGCTGCAGGCCCAGCACCCGATTGCCCTTGCCCGCCAAGCGCTCTCGACGCATGCGGTGGCCGGCGGGCGGTTGGTTCTGGGCGTCGGACCGTCGCACCACTGGATCATCCGGGACATGCTCGGCTTGCCGTATGAGAAGCCGGCCGCCTACACCCGCGACTATCTGCAGGTGCTCAACGCCGCCATCGCGGGTCCGGGACCCGTTGACGTCGAGAATGCTTCGTTCACCGTGCACAATCCGACCGCGCTCGGGGCCGATACCCCGATGCCGGTGCTGGTCGCCGCGCTGGGTCCGGTGATGCTGCAGCTCGCCGGTGAACTCGCCGACGGCACCGTGTTGTGGATGGCCGACGAGCGCGCGATCGGCGATCACATCGCGCCCAAGATCACCAAAGCCGCCGCGGATGCCGGGCGCCCCGCGCCGCGGATCGTCGCGGGCATCCCGGTATGCCTGTGTGCCCCTTCGCAAGTCGACGAAGCCAAGGAGCGGGCCAACCGTGTCCTGGGCGAGGCCGAAGTGTCGCCCAACTACCAGCGCCTGCTCGAACGCGGCGATGCCCGCGATGTCGGCGACCTGTGTGCGGCCGGTGACTCGGAACAGATCCTGGCCCGCATGCGTCGCTTCGCCGACGCCGGCGTGACCGATCTGTCGGTGCGGCTGCTGCCGATCGGTGACAACCGGGACGAGCTGGTCGCCTCCAAACGCCGAACCCGCGAGATGATCGCGGCGCTCGCAACGGAGTTGCGGTGA
- a CDS encoding CaiB/BaiF CoA transferase family protein, which produces MLAGPYATMLLADLGAEVTKIEPAGGEISRGVGPSYFASLNRNKLSLCLDLNSDAGQHRLGELVAESHALLVNLKSSAIRRLGLTYEQLRRFNERIVCVAITGFGLHGGDDPAFDYVVQASTGIAALTGDPEGPPTLPGYSSADNSTGMCAALGLLAKIISGSGGQVDVSLRDVMLSQLNYHASAYLNNGVEPQRRHNGAHSYYVPAQLFPTADGHLALFITHDGFWKSFAAEAGIGGFETMTERVARRDEVLGVVTAVLATDTAAGWERRLRPLGVPAAAVRTLPEALDAAPEAVVMAGDFRLVGSPIQISGYLPDYRPPPRLCPSPNRDR; this is translated from the coding sequence ATGCTGGCAGGTCCCTATGCCACCATGCTGCTCGCCGACCTCGGCGCCGAGGTCACCAAGATCGAACCCGCCGGCGGTGAGATCTCGCGCGGGGTCGGGCCCAGCTACTTCGCCAGCCTCAACCGCAACAAGCTCAGCCTCTGCCTGGACCTGAATTCCGATGCGGGACAGCACCGTTTGGGCGAGTTGGTCGCGGAGTCGCACGCGCTGTTGGTGAACCTGAAGTCGTCGGCCATCCGACGGCTGGGACTCACCTACGAGCAGCTGCGGCGGTTCAACGAGCGGATCGTCTGCGTGGCGATCACCGGCTTCGGGCTGCACGGCGGCGACGATCCGGCCTTCGACTACGTGGTCCAGGCGTCTACCGGTATCGCCGCGCTGACCGGCGATCCGGAGGGCCCGCCGACGCTGCCCGGCTATTCCTCGGCGGACAACTCCACGGGAATGTGTGCGGCGCTGGGACTTCTGGCCAAGATCATCTCCGGCTCCGGCGGGCAAGTGGATGTGTCGCTGCGCGACGTCATGCTGTCGCAGCTCAACTACCACGCGTCCGCCTATCTCAACAACGGCGTCGAGCCGCAGCGCCGGCACAACGGTGCGCACTCGTATTACGTTCCGGCCCAGCTTTTTCCGACGGCGGACGGTCACCTGGCGCTGTTCATCACCCACGACGGGTTCTGGAAATCGTTTGCCGCCGAGGCGGGCATCGGTGGTTTCGAGACGATGACCGAGCGGGTGGCCCGCCGCGACGAGGTCCTGGGCGTCGTCACCGCGGTGCTCGCGACCGATACCGCCGCCGGCTGGGAGCGGCGACTGCGTCCGCTCGGGGTACCGGCGGCCGCCGTTCGGACGCTGCCCGAGGCACTCGACGCGGCTCCCGAAGCCGTTGTGATGGCAGGGGATTTCCGCCTCGTCGGCAGCCCGATCCAGATCTCGGGGTATCTGCCCGACTACCGGCCGCCACCGAGGCTATGCCCGTCCCCTAACCGGGACCGGTGA
- a CDS encoding LysR family transcriptional regulator → MTGSASPVVDLDLRLVGYFVVVAEHRHFGRAAAALRVAQPSLSRQIRRLEQQLGARLLDRTPQGTRLTDAGEVFLPRAKALLRSAAQAMAQARAAAQPSRIIIGYTTGMIITPAVRELRRENPDADVQVTHLDWDQARNALLDHRVDAVVTRLPFPTDQLHVTVLYDEPRVLAVPIDHRLAGRESVTLDDIADEPMPRVRHSDPAWSAFWRIDPRPGGRRAPDGPFIEALEDKFELIASGQAVAVTAGFHGNSLRPDITTVPLEGVEPSHVVLASRSGDRSRLVAAFRKLAEAHLTGPG, encoded by the coding sequence ATGACGGGCTCGGCATCACCGGTGGTGGACCTCGATCTTCGGCTGGTCGGGTACTTCGTCGTCGTGGCCGAGCACCGGCACTTCGGCAGGGCGGCCGCCGCCCTACGCGTCGCGCAGCCGTCGTTGAGCCGGCAGATTCGCCGGCTGGAGCAACAGCTAGGCGCCCGGTTGTTGGATCGCACGCCGCAGGGCACCCGGCTTACGGACGCCGGCGAGGTGTTTCTGCCTCGGGCCAAGGCGCTGCTGCGCTCCGCCGCCCAGGCGATGGCGCAGGCCCGGGCGGCCGCCCAGCCCAGCCGCATCATCATCGGCTACACGACGGGCATGATCATCACGCCGGCCGTGCGCGAGTTGCGCCGCGAAAACCCGGACGCCGACGTGCAAGTCACGCACTTGGACTGGGACCAAGCGCGTAACGCGCTGCTCGACCACCGGGTGGATGCGGTCGTGACGCGGCTGCCGTTCCCCACCGACCAGTTGCACGTGACGGTTCTCTACGACGAGCCTCGGGTGCTGGCGGTCCCGATCGATCACCGCCTGGCGGGCAGGGAATCGGTGACCCTGGACGACATCGCCGACGAGCCCATGCCGCGGGTCCGGCACTCCGATCCGGCCTGGAGTGCCTTCTGGCGCATCGATCCTCGCCCCGGTGGGCGCCGCGCGCCCGATGGCCCGTTCATCGAAGCGCTCGAGGACAAGTTCGAGCTCATTGCCTCGGGGCAGGCGGTCGCCGTCACGGCCGGCTTTCACGGCAATAGCCTGCGGCCGGATATCACCACGGTCCCGTTGGAGGGCGTCGAGCCCAGCCATGTCGTGCTGGCGAGCCGCTCCGGGGACCGCAGCCGTCTAGTGGCCGCGTTTCGCAAACTCGCCGAAGCCCACCTCACCGGTCCCGGTTAG
- a CDS encoding SDR family oxidoreductase, protein MHVFVTGATGHIGSAVVTELLEAGHRVTGLARSDEGVAALTAAGAAARRGDLDDLDGLRDAAAASDGVIHLAFKHDFNDYAGAAETDLRAVEAMGEALVGSDRPFVITSGTLLLALMGQGGVGTEHDALAAGPRIDSENAAITLAERGVRSSVIRLSPLVHSNLDHHGFAHHLIGTARDTGVSAYIGDGSNRWPAIHTLDAAHMYRLALEKAPAGTRLHGVADEGVPFRDIAAVIARHLDVLPVSIPAEEAGHFGFLALFASLDNPTSNALTQKVLDWQPERPGLIEDLDEGHYFGE, encoded by the coding sequence ATGCACGTCTTTGTCACCGGCGCGACCGGGCACATCGGTTCCGCCGTCGTCACCGAACTCCTCGAAGCCGGGCACCGGGTCACCGGCCTGGCCCGCTCGGACGAGGGCGTGGCCGCGCTGACCGCGGCCGGAGCCGCGGCGCGCCGCGGCGACCTCGACGACCTCGACGGCTTGCGGGATGCCGCCGCGGCGTCCGACGGAGTCATTCACCTCGCCTTCAAACACGACTTCAACGACTACGCGGGCGCCGCCGAGACGGATCTGCGCGCCGTGGAGGCCATGGGGGAGGCGCTCGTCGGTTCCGATCGGCCCTTTGTCATCACCTCGGGAACGCTGCTCCTCGCGCTTATGGGGCAGGGCGGCGTCGGGACCGAACACGACGCGCTGGCGGCCGGACCGCGGATCGACTCGGAGAACGCGGCGATCACGCTGGCCGAGCGCGGGGTGCGGTCGTCGGTCATCCGGCTCTCACCGTTGGTGCACAGCAACCTGGATCACCACGGCTTCGCCCACCACCTCATCGGGACCGCCCGCGACACCGGCGTGTCGGCCTACATCGGCGACGGCTCCAATCGCTGGCCGGCCATCCACACGCTCGATGCCGCGCACATGTACCGACTGGCTCTCGAAAAGGCCCCCGCGGGAACGCGATTGCATGGCGTTGCCGACGAGGGCGTGCCGTTCCGTGACATCGCCGCCGTCATCGCCCGCCATCTCGACGTGCTGCCGGTCAGCATTCCAGCCGAAGAAGCCGGCCACTTCGGCTTCCTTGCCCTTTTCGCCTCGCTGGACAATCCGACCTCGAACGCCCTGACGCAGAAGGTGCTTGACTGGCAGCCCGAACGGCCCGGGCTGATCGAGGACCTCGACGAAGGCCACTACTTTGGCGAGTGA
- a CDS encoding DUF4286 family protein: MAKGIILVESRPSSPDREQEYNTWYDEVHLGELVALDGFVSARRLRPVDGDGPYVAIYEIEGDDLQAILDNMLANAGQLHMSDALQLDPAPIPRLLEVTTECGGA; this comes from the coding sequence ATGGCCAAGGGCATCATCCTCGTTGAGAGTCGACCCAGCTCGCCCGATCGCGAGCAGGAGTACAACACCTGGTACGACGAAGTCCACCTGGGCGAGCTCGTCGCCCTGGACGGGTTCGTCTCGGCGCGCCGGCTGCGTCCGGTTGACGGCGACGGCCCGTACGTCGCCATCTACGAAATCGAGGGCGACGACCTGCAGGCCATCTTGGACAACATGCTCGCCAACGCGGGCCAGCTACACATGTCCGATGCCCTGCAGTTGGATCCTGCGCCGATCCCGCGACTCCTCGAGGTGACAACCGAGTGCGGCGGGGCGTAG
- a CDS encoding 2Fe-2S iron-sulfur cluster-binding protein yields MTVTRTIEETPRVADPASNPAAAGTVTIYLERKKVTVPRVPGETLLESARRAGLEPPFNCEAGNCGTCMARLEEGHATMRVNDVLEDDEVADGYVLTCQGVPDTDSITVRYE; encoded by the coding sequence GTGACGGTCACCCGGACCATCGAGGAGACTCCACGGGTGGCAGATCCCGCATCAAACCCTGCCGCGGCCGGCACGGTGACGATCTACCTGGAACGCAAAAAGGTGACGGTGCCACGGGTTCCCGGCGAGACCCTGTTGGAAAGCGCGCGGCGGGCCGGCCTGGAGCCGCCGTTCAACTGCGAGGCCGGCAACTGTGGCACCTGCATGGCCCGGCTCGAGGAGGGCCACGCGACCATGCGGGTCAACGACGTTCTCGAAGACGACGAGGTGGCCGACGGCTACGTCCTGACGTGCCAGGGCGTGCCCGACACCGATTCGATCACGGTGCGCTACGAGTAG